TTGGATACCACATGCTCTATCATTTTTTTTCAAGTTTATCTAAAAATTCAATTCGAAGTGCAAATAATTTTAATAAAATAGTAGGAACTATAATGCTAAAACTATTTGCAATTTTTGGTGTTTTTTGCTCTTTCTTTATAATTTTTATTTTCGTCTCAACAGCAATTGCGGAAAATGAATATATTGGTCTATTCGCAATTTGTATTGCAATTGGACTATTTCTTGGTTCTTATAGTTTATGGCTTGACTTAAAAAATGAATAATCTTTTGCAGTAAAGTATTTCATTTAAACATTTGGTCAATATTTTAAAGCTATCTTTTACTGTTTTTACTTCCCTTATAGAATATCAGAATATCAGATATTAAATAGACTAATGCAACTATTACAATACCTAAACCTGCTATAAATTGTTTACCATTTAAAAAAGAACTTTTGTAACTCGGGAATGTAGTTATCATATAGATTCCTCCAATGATCATTGCTAAACAGATCAGATAAATAACGATTTTGAATATTAACTTTAAAATCATCCAAACAATTTAACGAAAAAGTAAACATTTTACAACAACGTGTATAGTTCATTGCGGTTTTCGGTTAAGTGAAAGAATATTTCTTACAATTCACTATATTTGAGTCTAATCGGAAAAATAGAGTATGCAGCTCACGTTTTCCCTCGGAGAACCAGCCGCGAACGTGAGCTACTATTCCGCAACAAACCATACACAAAACCGTTACCCAACATTAATTGAACAATGAGAAGGAAAATTATAATTACGCATATTCTGCTCTTTGTTACTCTCTCAATCGTTTTGATCTTCACTTTGGAAGAACTTTTGAATCTATTTGGGTTTTTTCACAATCTAACTATATTTCTATATTCTTTAGTTTCTGTTTTAACTTGTCTTTTTATAATACTTTTAATTTCTTGTTTGATTTTCTTATCCAAAAGAAAGAGAAAAATGATAATTGAAAAGGTTGAGTTAATTAATGACGGATTTAAAGTAATTATCAACGAAGATATTATTCAGTTCAAATGGTCAGAGATTGAAAAACTGACTGGTTTTAAAGTTGACCGACTTACGGTTGATGATATTTGTTTAAAGATTGAGACTAATAACAAAACTGCTTTTGCGACAGAGGAATTTGAAGGTTGGCGAAATTTTATAGATAGAGTACTAATTGAATTTCCGCTGATAGACAAAAATTGGGAAGAGATTATAGCAAAACCAGCTTTCGAAAGAAATGAATCTGAACTTTATAACCGAGGTAAAAACGTTGGGTAACAACGCATATAATACAGCGTTCACATTCGGCTTTAATTAAATTTCCTAACTTTATAAAAAATTGATACATCGGATAAAACCGATAGGCGGCGCCACTGCCCTGCCGACGCTACCGCCAAATGCTACGCCACGTTGCTACTCCGCATTTACACATAGCCGAAGCAGCCGCTCATTACCCGCCGTATCATATGCAAAACCGTTACCAAACATTGGCACTAACGTTAGTTTAAACAAACTGTCTTTACATCGGAATCATTTACGCAGCTTATCAAACCGAATTCAATATCGGATTCATTCACACTTTCTTGGAATAGTGTTAAATCTGAAAGATGCGTCCACGGCGGACTCAATTGCGCTTGCGGGAAATGTGACAAAAAGATTATCCTTCTGCTGAAAGATTTAATCGCACTCGCAAAGCTCGGGTCGTGCAACGTTAGGTAACAACGCATAAAGTCCATTGCTTATTTTTAGATACTCGGAATCAATTGCCATTCGGGAAATCAGGGAAATTCTATGTAACTTGGTCTGGAAGTTCCGCAACGGAACTTTATGCAAAACCGTTACAACACATATGAAAAATCACATCGGTAAAGATATTATACCGCTTCTGATTTCGATAATTCTCATATTGACTTCAATCGGAATTGTATCTTTTACAGATTACGTTTTGAACGTAAAACATTACGCTGGAATTCTACTTATTCTGATTTCCGCGTTTCTGTATTTCAAAAATAAAAGGTGGTTCGTTTACTTTTTCGGATTGACAATGATTATTGGAATATTCAATTTGATTGGAATTTATCACGCTACAATTAGTTTTGGTATTGGACCAATAAAATTCAATCCAATCTTTTTGTCCTTATTTGTGATTTTTTTGGCGGTTAACAGAAAACTAATTGACCAAATGTTTCACGACGAAAAACGAAAAGATACAAGTGTTTCAGAACAAACTGCGGAAAAAGAAAAACGGATAAAAAGTTTTGAAAGCAAATTTCAAACAAAATCGGAGACTGAATTAAAAAGAATTGCGGACGAAAATAGCGGATATGTGGAAGAGGCAAAAATTGCGTCGAGAAATATACTGCGGATAAAATACGTGTTGTAACAACGTATATAATTTATGGCTTAGTTGGTGAAGGCGATGAAAAGTCGTACAAAAAACCTATTTTAGTCCAGCGGATAAAACCAGAGGGCGGCGCCATTGCGCTTCAAACGTCACCAGCCAAACGCTGCGCCACGTTGCTACTTGCGTTTACGCTCGGCTGACACAGCCGCAAAATCGCCACAAATCATATACAAGACCGTTACCAAACATTGGCACTAACGTTAGTTTAAAGAAACTGTCTTTACATCGGAATTATTTACGCAACTTATCAAACCGAATTCAATATCGGATTCATTCACGCTTTCTTGGAATAGTATTAAATCTGAAAGATGCGTCCACGGCGGACTCAATTGCGCTTGTGGGAAATGTGCCAAGAAGATTATCCTTCTGCTGAAAGATTTAATCGCACTCGCAAAGCTCGGGTCGTGCAACGTTAGGTAACAACGCATAAAGTCCATTGCATATTTTTAGATACTCGGAATCAATTGCCATTCGGGAAATCAGGGAAATTCTATGTAACTTGGTCAGAAAGTTCCGCAACGGAACTTTATGCAAAACCGTTGCCATTAATTATGAAAATCCTGCTAAACTTGACCATTTTGCTTTTGATTTTGACTTCTTGCAAGTCGAAAGAATCAATGTTTCCGGATTATTCTAAAAGTGCATATGAACCGATTTTGTTTATTAAGGATCAAATTCAAGATGGCGAAGGCAGATTTGACGTAGAAATAAAAAATAGTCACGGCGGGAATTATGTTGTGTATTCCAAAGTTGATGTTGGAAAAGACAGCGTCCGAATTGAAAATGATATACGGAATAATTTTTACGGAACTAAATCGGACACAATTCTGGCGTTTATGAAAGCGGATTTTATCAACCTATTGAATACGGAATTGTCGTATGCTGATACCCAAATAAAAATAGCTGGAAATTATCAAGATATTAAAATAACTGTTGCGGATTCTACCAATGTATTCTATACTCGACAAGGATTTGGAATAATGAAAATAATGGAAAAAGGAATATCCAACACAAGAAAAGCGGAATAGAAAACGGAACAGAGCGCAAAATAACTAATGGCAACAAAGCATAAATTTTATGGCTTACATGCTTATCAAAATGAAACTTCCCACATATTTTGTCTATCTTAGATTAACCGAATAATTTGAAAATGCGGCTCCTGCTCACGCTGAATCTCACGCACAGTCGTTACCGCTGGTAACTCTGTGCTTCCCGCAAACGCTCTGCGTTTCGCCTCACTCCGATTCAGCCGCAAAAGGCGCCACAAAGTTTATGCAAACCCGTTGTACACAATTCAAAAATTAATGAGAATTACCTTTTATATATTACTTCTTGTACTTATAAGTTGTTCTGATAAAAATAGGTCGGATGGTAAAATGACTGAAAGGCACATCGAAATTATTCAAAGAGAAGATTCAATTGATTTAGATATTATTCATGGTTATGATATTTTCAAAAATCAAGAAGTTCGCGATCTTAATAATTTAGGAATTGAGTATATCAGGAAAAATGAATACAGAGCTGCTGAGAAAGAATTTATAGCCGCATTTCGTTTAGAACCAAATAATCCAACAATTCTAAATAACCTTGGTAACATTTATCAGAAAATTGGCACTGAAAAAATGGCGCTAGAATATTATACAGATTCATTCAAAAGTTCAGATTCAACCTATATTAACGCAGCATACAATATGGGAATTTCGTATTGCAACTTGAAAGAATATGAAAAAAGTGAAGAAATTTTAAAATATGTTTTAAATCATACAAGTGATAAAACTTGGCAAATGTTAGCAAAATACACACTTTCAAGATTGTATCTAAATCAAAATAGATGTGAAGAAGCTAGAGAAATTTATAAAGTAATTAAAACTGATTTAAACCAGTACTCGAAACTCCAATTGAATCAACAAAAATTTGAAATTCGTCTAGAGAACTGTGTACAACAACGCATATAATACAGCGGTCACATCCGGCTATCATTAAATTCCCTAACTTTATAAAAAATTGGTACAGCGGACAGATACGTAACGGCGGCGCCACTGCCCACGGCCGATTCGCACGCTGCGCTGCCCACTCCCGACCTGCGTCGGGATGTTGGCACTGCCGAAGCTGCCGCTCAAAACCCGCCGTATCATATGCAAAACCGTTACCAAACATTGGCACTAACGTTAGTTTAAAGAAACTGTCTTTACATCGGAATTATTTACGCAACTTATCAAACCGAATTCAATATCGGATTCATTCACGCTTTCTTGGAATAGTATTAAATCTGAAAGATGCGTCCACGGCGGACTCAATTGCGCTTGTGGGAAATGTGCCAAGAAGATTATCCTTCTGCTGAAAGATTTAATCGCACTCGCAAAGCTCGGGTCGTGCAACGTTAGGTAACAACGCATAAAGTCCATTGCTTATTTTTAGATACTCGGAATCAATTGCCATTCGGGAAATCAGGGAAATTCTATGTAACTTGGTCAGAAAGTTCCGCAACGGAACTTTATGCAAAACCGTTACCAAACATTGGCACTAACGTTAGTTTAAAGAAACTGTCTTTACATCGGATTTATTTACGCAGCTTATCAAACCGAATTCAATATCGGATTCATTCACGCTTTCTTGGAATAGTATTAAATCTGAAAGATTCGTCCACGGCGGAACCAAATGCGCTTGCGGGAAATGTGACAAGAAGATCATCCTTCTGCTGAAAGATTTAATCGCACTCGCAAAGCTCGGGTCGTGCAACGTTAGGTAACAACGCATAAAGTCCATTGCTTATTTTTAGATACTCGGAATCAATTGCCATTCGGGAAATCAGGGAAATTCTATGTAACTTGGTCTGAAAGTTCCGCAACGGAACTTTATGCAAAACCGTTACCAAACATTGGCACTAACGTTAGTTTAAAGAAACTGTCTTTACATCGGAATTATTTACGCAGCTTATCAAACCGAATTCAATATCGGATTCATTCACGCTTTCTTGGAATAGTGTTAAATCTGAAAGATGCGTCCACGGCGGACCCAATTGCGCTTGTGGGAAATGTGACAAAAAGATTATCCTTCTGCTGAAAGATTTAATCGCACTCGCAAAGCTCGGGTCGTGCAACGTTAGGTAACAACGCATAAAGTCCATTGCTTATTTTTAGATACTCGGAATCAATTACCATTCGGGAAATCAGGGAAATTCTATGTAACTTGGTCTGGAAGTTCCGCAACGGAACTTTATGCAAAACCGTTGCCACACATTTGTAAAAAACATCGCGAATGATTGAAAAATACCGAAACAGGTTAAAAGAAATTATAGAAATGTCTTTTCAAACATTGGAAATGAAACTTGCGAATGGCGGAATAATTTCAAAAAATGAAGCTTCGTTTCAACTTGAATTAGGTTACATCCTTAAAGTTTTCGGTCAGCTTTACGAATTTCAGCCAAACGAGAAATTTAATCTCGAAATGGAAAATTATATTAAGCTAAAATCGAATAGCATAAAGAGTAAAAGTAAGAATGCACGAGTGGACATTTTAATGACTTTTGGAACGGAGGACGAATTTGCAACAGGTGCAATCGAATTGAAGTTTTTTAAAAAGAAAAACCACAGAGAACCAAACAATAGATATGACATTTTTAAAGACACCTCAAATTTGGAACAGTATAAAGAAAATGGAATTGACTTAAATTATCTTTTCCTTTCAACCGACCACAGCCATTATGTAAATCAATCGAATTATTCAGCCGAAACAAAAGATTTTGATATACGAAAAGGTTCAAGGTATACATCAGGGCAGGTTTTAGAATACAGAACTGTAAAACCATATGGGCCGCCAATAATTTTGAAAGGAAATTATGAATTTGATTGGAGCGAACCGACTGAAAATATATACTTCACAAAAATAAAAATATAGCATTGGAAGTTTTCCTTTATCAATTCACAATTGCCGCGATAATTATTGTTTCTGGATATTTTGGCAAAAAAGCAAAAAATACCACAACTGTTATAATTGCACTATTTACACTAACTCATATTTTTATGTTGTGGCTAATGATTTTGCAATTTGTCACAATTATTATAAGCTTTTTTATTGCATCAAACATTGCTAAAAGTAGAAAAGCTAAAAAAGATACTGAAGAAAAGAGTAATCCAATTTTTACCTTTTTCAGCGCAGTATTTTTTATTATAATAATATTTTTAGTCTTACGATCGGTAGTTGCACTAATTGGAATGTTTACTGGGTGGTATGAGTTAACAGGCTGGTTCACTATTGAATAAGAACGTGTGGCAACAACGCATATAATGCAGCGGTCAAATGGTTAAGTGAATTGTATTTCCTACAATTAATCGTAAATTAGTCCATCGGATAAAACCGATAGGCGGCGCCACTGCCCTGCCGACGCTAAAGCCAGATGCTACGCCACGTTGCTACTCCGCATCTACGCCCAGCCGAAGCAGCCGCTCATTACCCGCCGTATCATATGCAAAACCGTTACAGCACATTTCACTAATTCAAATATGGTGTTCACACAATGTGTATTTCAAAAAAATTAAAATACAATTAGATTTGAAAAAAATAAATTATGTTTAAGGTTAACTATTTACTTTTCTTTTTACTAATATTTTTTAAATCAAACTCTCAAGAACTGACTTCTGATAATAATTATTTGAAGAGCAATCAGTACGAATGGATCAAAGAATTAAATTCAATTGAACCGATTGATGAAAAACTAGATTTCATAAAATTAAAAATCATAAATGATTCAATTCGTCAGAAAAATTATCGACCTTATAGATTAACTTTAAAACATGGTGAATCTATAAATGAAAAACTAAGAGAGGAGTTTGAGTCTACGGATTTCGAATGTCAGCTTCTTTTTGTTCTAGTAGTGAAGGGTAAATATTCAATACCTCTTAATATAAACCAATCATTTGATTCTAAAAAAGTATTGAAGCTGATTCACCCCGAAGATATTGATGATATAAAAATTAGTAAAGATTTCGAATTTACCCTTATGTATGGATCTGAGTATTGCGGCGTTATTTTTCTAAATAGTTCAAATAGAAAATTGAAGAGAAGGATTAAAAACGTGCTGTAACACCGCATATAATACAGCGTTCACATTCGGCTTTAATTAAATTTCCTAACTTTATAAAAAATTGATACATCGGATAAAATCGATAGGCGGCGCCACTGCCCTGCCGACGCTAAAGCCAAATGCTACGCCACGTTGCTACTCCGCATTTACACATAGCCGAAGCAGCCGCTCATTACCCGCCGTATCATATGCAAAACCGTTAGGCTTTATAGCATTTCACATCACTTAGCTTTTTTGTATCTTTGATAAACAATATAATTTTATGGACATTCAAACTTCAAAAATAGAATTAGCAAAGTTGATTCTGAACATTGAAAATGCTGAACTTATCAATAAGATAGCTGACTTGATAAAGAAAGATGATTTTTGGGATGAACTTTCCGTTGAACAGAAACAAGAAATTGAATTAGGTATTCAACAAGCTGATAATGGACAAGTGATTCCTTGGAAGGATGTATTGAAAAAAATATCCTAATGAATGTAGTTTTTTCGGAATTAGCTGAACAGAAGCTGATAAAATTATCTGATTATTTACTTTCAGAGTGGAATGTAAAAGTTCGGAACAATTTTATTAAAAAATTAAAATCCAAAATTGAGCAAATTTCAAAGCAACCGAATAGTTGTCCAGAATCAAGTGAGCACATCGGGTTATTTAAATGTGTTGTTACTAAACAAACCACTTTTTATTACAAAATTGACTTAGAATCAAATTCAATAGTCGTTCTTACTTTATTTGATACTAGGCAAGATCCTAATGAACTTCATAATCAAGTTAAGTAAGGTACAAAGCCTAACAACGTATATAATTTATGGCTTAGAGGGTTAAGAGAATTAAACTTCCTACATTTTTTCACTAACTTGTCATTCGGATAAGACCGGCGAGGCTTGCCATCCGAAACAGCGCTTTTACTCTGGCTAATTTGAAAAATTTGGCTAAATCAAGCGCTCAACGCTCAATTCACTTTAGAAATCATAGTCTAGGGTGGATTTCGTAAGAAGGGCTCATTAAGCCACCCTAGCAAGCAAAGACGCCACAAATCATATACAAGACCGTTAGCCACAAGTTTAGAAATGAACAACTTAATTAAAAAGATATCTGAAAATCTGACTGAGCGACATCCGTATATTGATTTCAAAATCAAAGAAGATAATTCATTATTAATTGAATCTAAAAGTAGCAACGGATTTGAAATTTTGATACAACATTCTGAAAGAGAAAATACTATTCACTTCAATTCCTGGCATTTCCATTTTGAAAACACCAAAGACGGGAAAAATGAATTGATAGATTATATAATTTTCGGAATGTCCAAACATGGTAGATTAAAAACCTATTCAAGAAACGGAAAGGAATATAAATGGACTTTTGAGACTCTGAATGAAAATGATGGAAATTGGTACTCAGCTGGAACAACTGGATTGATTAATTTAAATTTTTGGCAAAAATCAGAAATTAATTACTATCAGAATGATTTGATTGACATTAATGAATTGAAAGAAAAAACCAGTGGCTAACACCGCATATAATACAGCGGTCACATTGCTAAGTAAATTGTATTTCCTATAATTAATCGTAAATTAGTCCATCGGATAAAACTGATAGGCGGCGCCACTGCCCACGGCTGATTCGCACGCTGCGCTTCCCACTTTCGCTGACGCAAAATGTTGGCACTGCCGAAGCAGCCGCTCAAGACCCGCCGTATCATATGCAAAACCGTTATGTGTAATTATGAGAAACACACTTCTACTTTTAATATTTTCTTTGATTTTGAGTTGCAAACCAAGTAACTCTATTAATACCAAAGCCGATAGAAAAGTTGACTATGAAGTTGTCCAAGTACCAATTGTTCAAGAAAATGATACTATTATTTCAAATGAACTTAGATTCTACGAAATCACTTCTGCTTTGAATTCAATGCAACTGATGTATGATAATTTTGGTAAATGGGATTTGACATTAGCTGGAAGGTATCAACATAATGTACCACAATTGATTTGGAAAAATGTAGATTTGATTGGTAACGGAAATAAGTACACTATTTCTGCAAATGGAACGGAGACAACTAGTGATTTTTTTACCTCTTTTGTTATTTTAGATCAAAAAGGAAATGACGCATTGACTGAAAAAAATGAATCCAGAAATGCGATTATAGACTATTTAAGATTGCGGATGAGAAAACTTGGAAGTGCAAAAGAATTCTATTCGATTTACCGGAAAAAATAACTACACATAACAACGTATATAATTTATGGCTTAGAGGGTTAAGGGAATAAAAAGTCGTACAAAAAACATATCTTAGTCATTCGGATAAAATCGGCGAGACTTGCCATCCGAAATGGCGCTTTTACTCCGGCTAAATTGAAAAATTTGG
This Rasiella rasia DNA region includes the following protein-coding sequences:
- a CDS encoding tetratricopeptide repeat protein gives rise to the protein MRITFYILLLVLISCSDKNRSDGKMTERHIEIIQREDSIDLDIIHGYDIFKNQEVRDLNNLGIEYIRKNEYRAAEKEFIAAFRLEPNNPTILNNLGNIYQKIGTEKMALEYYTDSFKSSDSTYINAAYNMGISYCNLKEYEKSEEILKYVLNHTSDKTWQMLAKYTLSRLYLNQNRCEEAREIYKVIKTDLNQYSKLQLNQQKFEIRLENCVQQRI
- a CDS encoding type II toxin-antitoxin system RelE/ParE family toxin, translated to MNVVFSELAEQKLIKLSDYLLSEWNVKVRNNFIKKLKSKIEQISKQPNSCPESSEHIGLFKCVVTKQTTFYYKIDLESNSIVVLTLFDTRQDPNELHNQVK